One genomic window of Helicobacter canis includes the following:
- a CDS encoding aminodeoxychorismate/anthranilate synthase component II, which yields MILLLDNYDSFSYNLYQLLCENGADIEVYRNDKISLQDIKAMSPQAIIISPGPKAPKDAGICIEAIRTFAPTIPIFGVCLGHQAICEAFGGRVGSAPELMHGKQDTIELDTTSPLFANLPRHIAVARYHSLCALELGSQLVPIAHTLKGAMIMALRHKSYHTYGVQFHPESILTPKGAVIIRNFLSLIHKGRQ from the coding sequence ATGATACTCTTGCTTGATAACTACGATAGCTTCTCTTACAATCTCTACCAGCTGCTATGTGAAAATGGCGCAGATATAGAAGTCTATCGCAATGACAAAATCTCCCTGCAAGACATCAAGGCTATGTCCCCACAAGCCATCATCATCTCCCCGGGTCCCAAAGCCCCTAAAGACGCTGGGATTTGTATTGAGGCTATCCGCACATTTGCGCCAACTATCCCTATATTTGGCGTATGTCTAGGACATCAGGCGATTTGCGAAGCCTTTGGCGGCAGGGTAGGCAGTGCGCCAGAGCTTATGCACGGCAAGCAAGATACCATAGAGCTTGACACTACAAGCCCACTTTTTGCCAATCTCCCTAGACACATTGCAGTGGCGCGTTACCACTCTTTGTGCGCTTTGGAGCTAGGCAGCCAGCTAGTCCCTATCGCCCACACGCTTAAAGGAGCGATGATTATGGCACTGCGCCATAAGAGCTATCACACCTATGGCGTGCAGTTTCACCCAGAATCCATTTTGACGCCAAAAGGCGCGGTGATTATCCGTAATTTTCTCTCACTCATACACAAAGGCAGACAATGA
- the trpD gene encoding anthranilate phosphoribosyltransferase produces the protein MIKDAIIALAKGQTLSYKQAKEAMDAIMSQEASDIQIAAFLTALALKGESIDEITACAESLREHCVRLLHNMEVLEIVGTGGDGSNSFNISTASAIVSAAGGAKVAKHGNRSASSQCGSADVLEELGVNIMLDKERSQRLLEEIGICFLFAQNYHIAMRYVAPVRKQLGIRTIFNILGPLSNPAGASLQLMGVYDESLCEPLAQVMKNLGVKRGMVVYGQDSLDEISLSAPTTICEIKEGAISSYVFSPRDFGLELCDKSALQGGDKAHNARIIQEIFSGRDKGAKYHATCLNAGAALYIASKAQSFKDGFYLAQSLINSKQAHNKLEEFISKSNN, from the coding sequence ATGATCAAAGACGCCATAATCGCCCTAGCAAAAGGGCAGACCCTAAGCTACAAGCAAGCCAAAGAAGCGATGGATGCCATTATGAGCCAAGAAGCTAGCGATATACAAATCGCTGCTTTTCTCACCGCCCTAGCTCTAAAGGGCGAGAGTATCGATGAGATCACCGCGTGTGCGGAGTCTTTGCGCGAGCATTGCGTGCGATTGCTGCATAATATGGAGGTGCTAGAGATTGTAGGCACCGGGGGCGATGGCTCAAACTCCTTTAATATCTCTACTGCAAGTGCCATTGTAAGCGCAGCAGGAGGGGCGAAAGTCGCCAAGCACGGCAACCGCTCGGCTTCCTCACAATGCGGCTCTGCTGATGTGCTAGAGGAGCTTGGGGTGAATATTATGCTTGATAAAGAGCGATCCCAAAGGCTTTTAGAGGAAATTGGGATATGCTTTTTGTTTGCGCAAAATTATCATATCGCTATGCGCTATGTCGCCCCTGTGCGCAAGCAGCTAGGAATCCGCACGATTTTCAATATACTAGGACCTTTGAGCAATCCTGCTGGGGCGAGCTTGCAGCTTATGGGTGTGTATGATGAGAGCTTGTGCGAGCCGCTAGCACAGGTGATGAAAAATCTCGGCGTGAAGCGAGGAATGGTCGTCTATGGGCAAGATAGCCTTGATGAAATCTCCCTAAGCGCGCCTACGACAATCTGTGAGATTAAGGAAGGGGCGATTAGCTCTTATGTGTTTTCACCTAGGGATTTTGGGCTAGAGCTTTGCGATAAAAGCGCATTGCAAGGTGGGGATAAAGCCCATAATGCACGCATTATCCAAGAGATTTTTAGCGGACGGGATAAGGGCGCGAAATACCACGCCACCTGTCTTAATGCCGGCGCAGCCCTGTATATCGCCAGCAAGGCACAGAGCTTTAAAGATGGATTCTACCTAGCCCAAAGCTTGATTAACTCTAAGCAAGCCCACAATAAGCTAGAAGAATTTATCTCTAAGAGCAACAATTAA
- a CDS encoding MBOAT family protein — protein sequence MVWLGGFCVVETGGGGKLSKDSACGLESAIASSRGVDRPQVLSSLRDLQNANSSSTILESHSSNESHKTRRSRSFFSKSTASDFKLESTFLQSRDSKSNAYFLSLRALLRKAWQSINKKVDSNFEVMDCHATATALARNDAENAASKNADSSTATTLNEQPKDSRISIHNAQNVFDKNSQAEGFCDEKAGLCSGEQGDKTCGLSTQGATNSLLFRAKQAKRSFFRKQAKRCERELAGFFRKPTPKPNQAQSSKKLNHPKALLILGIIFNLCLLGIFKYTDFFLENFNLFTKLLALDFAIPLPHILLPLALSFVTFQQIAFLVDCYKQATERESAPESSNPTQEIPYTNFLDYCLFITFFPQLIAGPIVHHKEMMPQFHAMGRRASVLGEHSPKSSHSPTAIPKILEEKQAECEKSPFLSLRADLSARQSTQTQTQNLESTFDKTQMDCHATAAALARNDAENTASKKVDSSVDCHATAAALARNDRNNATFGKVDSNLEAENVKNTAQDSRICYEKSLLCEPRKEIRLECLSRELGDAIKDLSRKTSEAVQGEAEAGFFSKAESSKKTESLQMQKPTPSIINWEYIAKGLFIFSIGLFKKVVIADSFAKWANAGFSAVENGAVLNCLESWATSLSYTFELYFDFSGYCDMAIGLGLLFGIILPINFSSPYKALNIAEFWRKWHITLGRFLKEYLYIPLGGNQNIKRVVSLTQNGDYSGDSALISIQGKSLESPCKAPFLAQRYCREPAPQKKESWLNNLLTLRNLFIVAFLSGVWHGAGWGFVIWGSLHGLAMVVHRGYMLLYKKLDSRVVYARFMQSKAYILLCWLLTFNFVNIAWVFFRAENVQGAINLLKGMFGGEVVWLRLTDSGTVSTNSIEVWGWIFLAFILALACKNSIALSTHISRVGVIFAGVGCAICLLKIIGDRGASSPFLYFNF from the coding sequence ATGGTGTGGTTAGGGGGATTTTGTGTAGTAGAAACGGGGGGGGGGGGGAAGCTAAGTAAGGATTCGGCTTGCGGGCTAGAATCGGCGATTGCTTCATCTCGCGGCGTCGATAGACCGCAAGTCTTATCTTCCTTGCGAGATTTGCAAAACGCCAATTCTAGCTCCACAATCCTAGAATCCCATAGCAGTAATGAAAGCCACAAAACAAGGCGCAGCCGCAGTTTCTTTAGTAAATCCACCGCGAGCGACTTTAAACTAGAATCCACTTTTTTACAAAGCCGCGATTCTAAGAGCAACGCCTATTTTCTGTCATTGCGAGCTTTGCTCCGCAAAGCGTGGCAATCCATAAATAAAAAAGTGGATTCTAACTTTGAAGTTATGGATTGCCACGCAACCGCTACCGCGCTTGCTCGCAATGACGCAGAAAACGCCGCTAGTAAAAACGCGGATTCTAGCACCGCCACAACTCTCAACGAGCAGCCAAAGGATTCTAGGATTTCTATCCACAACGCTCAAAATGTGTTTGATAAAAATTCGCAGGCGGAAGGATTTTGCGATGAAAAAGCAGGGTTGTGCAGTGGCGAGCAAGGAGATAAGACTTGTGGTCTATCGACGCAGGGAGCCACAAACTCCCTGCTTTTTCGCGCAAAACAAGCGAAGCGAAGTTTCTTTAGAAAACAAGCAAAGCGGTGCGAGCGTGAGCTCGCAGGTTTCTTTAGAAAGCCAACGCCCAAACCAAACCAAGCCCAATCCTCCAAAAAGCTCAATCACCCTAAAGCCCTTTTAATCCTTGGCATTATCTTCAATCTCTGCTTGCTAGGTATCTTTAAATACACAGACTTTTTCTTAGAGAATTTCAATCTTTTTACCAAGCTTTTAGCTTTAGACTTTGCTATCCCGCTGCCGCATATTCTCCTGCCCTTAGCCTTATCGTTTGTAACATTCCAGCAAATCGCTTTTCTTGTGGATTGTTATAAGCAAGCCACAGAGAGAGAATCAGCCCCAGAATCCAGCAATCCAACACAAGAAATCCCATATACGAATTTTTTGGATTACTGCTTGTTTATCACTTTCTTCCCTCAGCTAATTGCCGGACCGATTGTGCATCATAAAGAGATGATGCCGCAGTTTCACGCAATGGGCAGGAGGGCTTCGGTATTGGGCGAGCATTCCCCAAAAAGCTCCCATAGCCCCACCGCAATTCCTAAAATCCTTGAAGAAAAACAAGCCGAGTGTGAAAAATCGCCCTTCTTGTCATTGCGAGCCGACTTGTCGGCGCGGCAATCCACACAAACACAGACACAAAACCTAGAATCCACTTTTGATAAAACGCAAATGGATTGCCACGCAACCGCTGCCGCGCTTGCTCGCAATGACGCAGAAAACACCGCTAGTAAAAAAGTGGATTCTAGTGTGGATTGCCACGCAACCGCTGCCGCGCTTGCTCGCAATGACAGAAATAACGCCACTTTTGGAAAAGTGGATTCTAACCTTGAAGCTGAAAATGTAAAAAACACCGCACAGGATTCTAGGATTTGCTATGAGAAATCTTTGCTTTGCGAGCCGCGCAAGGAGATAAGACTTGAGTGTCTATCGCGTGAGCTAGGCGATGCAATCAAAGATTTATCGCGCAAAACAAGCGAAGCGGTGCAAGGCGAAGCCGAAGCAGGTTTCTTTAGTAAAGCCGAATCCTCCAAAAAAACTGAATCGCTCCAAATGCAAAAGCCAACGCCTAGTATTATAAATTGGGAATACATCGCCAAAGGTCTCTTCATCTTCTCCATCGGTCTTTTTAAAAAAGTAGTCATCGCCGATAGCTTTGCCAAATGGGCAAATGCTGGATTTAGCGCGGTAGAAAATGGAGCTGTTTTAAATTGCTTAGAATCGTGGGCGACAAGCTTAAGCTATACCTTTGAGCTTTACTTTGATTTTAGCGGGTATTGCGATATGGCAATAGGGCTGGGGCTGCTTTTTGGGATCATTTTGCCTATCAATTTTAGCTCACCTTATAAGGCATTAAATATCGCGGAGTTTTGGAGAAAGTGGCATATCACTTTAGGGAGATTTTTGAAAGAGTATCTCTATATCCCACTAGGGGGCAATCAAAATATTAAACGCGTTGTCTCTTTGACTCAAAATGGCGATTACAGCGGCGATTCTGCACTCATTAGCATTCAAGGTAAATCCCTTGAATCGCCTTGTAAAGCCCCATTTTTAGCTCAAAGATACTGCCGCGAGCCTGCACCACAGAAAAAAGAATCGTGGCTTAATAATCTGCTTACATTAAGAAATCTGTTTATCGTGGCGTTTTTAAGCGGAGTGTGGCACGGAGCTGGGTGGGGGTTTGTGATATGGGGGAGCTTGCACGGGCTAGCAATGGTAGTGCATAGGGGTTATATGCTTTTGTATAAAAAGCTGGATTCTAGGGTGGTATATGCTCGCTTTATGCAAAGCAAAGCCTATATCCTTCTGTGCTGGCTGCTTACTTTTAATTTTGTCAATATCGCTTGGGTGTTTTTTAGAGCTGAAAATGTGCAAGGAGCAATCAACCTGCTTAAAGGAATGTTTGGTGGAGAGGTGGTGTGGCTTAGGCTCACAGACTCTGGCACAGTTAGCACAAACTCTATCGAAGTGTGGGGGTGGATTTTCCTAGCGTTTATCCTAGCTCTAGCGTGTAAAAATAGCATAGCCCTAAGCACGCATATCAGCAGGGTGGGCGTTATTTTTGCTGGTGTGGGCTGCGCGATTTGCTTGCTAAAAATCATCGGCGATAGAGGTGCTAGCTCGCCGTTTTTATACTTTAATTTCTAG
- the recG gene encoding ATP-dependent DNA helicase RecG → MGAQELQKFGFSHLLELATFAPYNYESTMLIDDLRSGAQGVLEVRILAHRSYAKVLQISAYMLAFSQPITLTFFHPKPYIKRLFPLDSVVFVQGALRDDGGRFSMIQPKTIREINAIIPKFKTTHKNADMISLTQSLITQEALQECGLPSDVAGSLVRIFHPDKELFHAFCAHKGFDEKSLYALKFCEIFYHLSRLASKRRDYPAKYSCTGDYQSWVKSLPFTLTNAQQRVCAQIASDLASQKAAKRLVMGDVGCGKTMVILASVMMSYPKKSLLMAPTSVLAKQLYEQALLYLPKSLNITYISAESKQDLQGLFASQVDFIIGTQALLYREISAEEVALVMSDEQHRFGVKQRYYLEQLAQVDSKSKPHILQFSATPIPRTMAMLESKMIDVSIIDELPYPKDITTAIIGKPQFSQLLAHIQAEVAKEHQVAIIYPLVEESQSSQYLSLKEGESFWRARFARVYSTSGQDKDKEKVLEEFAANGSILLATTLIEVGISLPKLSTIVIIAPEKLGLATLHQLRGRVSRNGLKGYCYLYTHALESTRLQEFAAHLSGFDIAQIDLKYRKGGDLLDGKRQSGAQWVWADLSQDEEILKRANELLDKKGDV, encoded by the coding sequence ATGGGCGCGCAAGAGTTGCAGAAGTTTGGATTCTCTCATTTGCTAGAGTTAGCGACCTTTGCCCCATATAATTATGAAAGCACAATGCTTATAGATGATTTGCGTAGTGGCGCACAAGGCGTGCTTGAAGTGCGGATCCTAGCCCATAGAAGCTATGCCAAAGTGCTGCAAATCTCTGCTTATATGCTTGCTTTCTCCCAGCCCATCACGCTGACCTTTTTCCACCCAAAGCCCTATATCAAAAGGCTTTTTCCGCTAGATTCTGTGGTGTTTGTGCAGGGAGCTTTGCGCGATGATGGGGGGAGATTTTCGATGATCCAGCCAAAGACTATCCGCGAGATCAATGCCATAATCCCAAAGTTTAAGACCACGCATAAAAATGCAGATATGATAAGCCTAACCCAAAGCCTAATCACACAAGAAGCCCTGCAAGAGTGCGGGCTACCTAGTGATGTGGCAGGCTCTCTTGTGCGGATTTTCCACCCGGATAAAGAGCTTTTCCACGCTTTTTGTGCGCATAAGGGCTTTGATGAGAAGAGTCTTTATGCGCTGAAATTTTGCGAGATTTTTTATCATCTGTCGCGTTTGGCAAGTAAGCGCAGGGACTATCCAGCTAAATACTCTTGCACAGGGGATTATCAAAGCTGGGTAAAGAGCCTGCCCTTTACTCTCACTAATGCCCAGCAGCGTGTATGTGCGCAAATCGCCAGCGATCTCGCCAGCCAAAAAGCGGCTAAAAGGCTTGTGATGGGCGATGTGGGCTGCGGGAAGACTATGGTGATTTTGGCAAGTGTGATGATGAGCTATCCTAAGAAGTCCTTGCTTATGGCACCTACAAGCGTGCTAGCAAAGCAGCTTTATGAGCAAGCTCTGCTCTATTTGCCAAAATCGCTCAATATCACCTACATTAGCGCGGAATCTAAGCAGGATTTACAAGGGCTTTTTGCTTCTCAAGTGGATTTTATCATCGGGACACAAGCCTTGCTCTATCGCGAGATCAGCGCGGAAGAAGTCGCGCTTGTGATGAGCGATGAGCAGCATAGATTTGGCGTGAAGCAGCGGTATTATCTCGAGCAGCTTGCGCAAGTGGATTCTAAGAGCAAGCCCCATATCTTGCAGTTTTCTGCCACGCCAATCCCCCGCACAATGGCTATGCTAGAATCCAAAATGATTGATGTAAGCATTATCGATGAGCTACCTTACCCCAAAGATATTACCACCGCTATCATAGGCAAGCCACAATTCAGCCAGCTGCTTGCGCATATCCAAGCAGAAGTGGCTAAGGAGCATCAAGTAGCGATCATTTATCCGCTTGTAGAAGAGAGCCAGAGCAGCCAATATCTCTCGCTAAAAGAGGGCGAGAGCTTTTGGAGGGCGCGATTTGCGCGCGTGTATAGCACTTCAGGGCAGGATAAAGACAAAGAAAAGGTGCTAGAAGAGTTTGCGGCAAATGGCAGTATATTGCTCGCTACTACGCTTATAGAAGTGGGGATCTCACTGCCAAAGCTCTCTACCATTGTCATCATTGCCCCAGAGAAGCTAGGGCTAGCGACTTTGCACCAGCTAAGAGGCAGAGTGAGCCGCAATGGGCTTAAGGGCTACTGCTATCTTTATACGCACGCGCTAGAATCCACGCGGCTCCAAGAGTTCGCAGCGCATTTGAGTGGGTTTGACATAGCTCAAATTGATTTGAAATACCGCAAAGGTGGGGACTTGCTTGATGGCAAGAGGCAAAGTGGAGCGCAGTGGGTGTGGGCGGACTTGAGCCAAGATGAAGAGATACTTAAACGCGCTAATGAACTGCTGGATAAGAAAGGCGATGTGTAA
- a CDS encoding flagellar hook-basal body complex protein has translation MAMNDTILNSYSGMKTHQFGLDSISNNIANVNTNGFKENIPEFKNLFSAQMDTLNSSTITNNDRSYGATGASNAISTKNGNYHPSDGQFDVAYMGKGWFVVGEKQDGSFEVKEDGYEMPQPIYFTRNGGFNRDSDGYLVTSSGQYVYGVNLDKIKDGVFTSNPSEQDLSSLPTGQMHPLQIPQELKFHPVVTTKVDVAVNLNAKSNFKSAQEFLVPNGVIDESRVKSQDVASFADDDGQPFDPRAFRDIIITIKKGEEGSESEETLRFSYGSGGASANEFRTIGELMELFSKSGLELSPTLGARGNLAFSVKNPQAQKLEVTIGGALSNRIGISTSAIPLAQDEHIQSKDLKIATYSTSLDIYDEDGGKFLLKSEYYLMDAGDPTGTPPIPQKWLVQSAVYDFSGEFMISKEPVTQELVFDKDGKPESAPMELDFKDSKITYSITGSDKYTSRNLPYEDSKMLEASQDGKAEGSLKDIRIDENGIIFLAFSNGVSEPMGRLGVVAFVNDQGLKKMGDNVYSLGTNALGGQNRVLSGNPILGWNNEGNLKFGQIKHKYLETSNVDVGNALTNLILYQRGYSMNAKAFNTGDDLVKEAIALKK, from the coding sequence ATGGCTATGAATGATACGATTTTAAACTCTTATAGCGGTATGAAGACCCATCAATTTGGGCTAGATTCTATCTCTAATAACATCGCCAATGTCAATACCAATGGCTTTAAAGAAAATATCCCTGAGTTTAAAAATCTCTTTAGTGCGCAAATGGACACCCTAAACTCCAGCACCATCACCAACAACGACCGCTCCTATGGCGCGACAGGAGCTAGCAATGCCATTTCTACCAAAAATGGCAATTACCACCCAAGCGATGGGCAGTTTGATGTGGCGTATATGGGGAAAGGCTGGTTTGTCGTGGGCGAGAAGCAAGATGGGAGCTTTGAAGTCAAAGAAGATGGCTATGAAATGCCCCAGCCCATTTACTTCACGCGCAATGGCGGCTTTAATCGTGACTCTGATGGGTATTTGGTAACTTCTAGCGGGCAGTATGTCTATGGTGTGAATCTTGATAAGATCAAAGATGGAGTCTTTACCTCAAATCCTAGCGAGCAAGATCTCTCCTCTCTGCCAACAGGGCAAATGCACCCCTTGCAAATCCCCCAAGAGCTGAAATTCCACCCCGTAGTAACGACTAAAGTCGATGTAGCAGTCAATCTCAATGCAAAGTCCAACTTCAAGAGTGCGCAGGAATTTCTCGTGCCAAATGGCGTGATTGATGAATCGCGTGTAAAAAGCCAAGATGTCGCCTCCTTTGCCGATGATGATGGGCAGCCCTTTGACCCGCGTGCGTTTAGGGACATCATCATCACTATCAAAAAGGGTGAAGAAGGTAGTGAGAGTGAAGAGACCTTGCGCTTTAGCTATGGCAGCGGCGGAGCTAGTGCTAATGAGTTTCGCACCATAGGTGAGCTTATGGAGCTTTTTAGCAAAAGTGGGCTAGAGCTTAGCCCCACACTTGGAGCAAGGGGTAATCTAGCCTTTAGTGTCAAAAACCCCCAAGCCCAAAAGCTTGAAGTAACTATTGGCGGCGCGCTCTCAAATCGCATAGGCATTAGCACTTCTGCTATCCCCCTAGCCCAAGATGAGCATATCCAATCCAAAGACCTAAAGATCGCTACTTACTCCACTTCGCTTGATATTTATGATGAAGATGGGGGGAAGTTTTTGCTAAAGAGTGAGTATTATCTAATGGACGCTGGCGATCCCACAGGCACACCGCCAATCCCGCAAAAATGGCTTGTGCAAAGCGCAGTATATGACTTTAGTGGTGAGTTTATGATAAGCAAAGAGCCTGTTACCCAAGAGCTAGTCTTTGACAAAGACGGCAAGCCAGAGTCCGCCCCTATGGAGCTTGACTTCAAAGACTCCAAGATCACCTACTCAATCACAGGCAGCGATAAATACACCTCAAGGAATCTGCCTTATGAGGATTCTAAAATGCTTGAAGCAAGCCAAGATGGCAAGGCAGAAGGCTCGCTCAAAGATATTAGGATCGATGAAAATGGCATTATTTTCCTAGCCTTTAGCAATGGCGTGAGCGAGCCTATGGGGCGGCTTGGTGTGGTGGCGTTTGTCAATGATCAGGGCTTGAAAAAAATGGGTGATAATGTCTATAGCCTAGGGACAAATGCCCTTGGCGGGCAAAACAGAGTCCTAAGTGGCAATCCAATCCTAGGCTGGAACAATGAAGGGAATCTCAAATTTGGGCAAATCAAGCATAAATACCTAGAGACAAGCAATGTCGATGTAGGCAATGCTTTGACAAATCTTATTCTCTATCAGCGCGGCTACTCGATGAATGCCAAGGCATTTAACACCGGCGATGACTTGGTCAAAGAAGCAATCGCGCTGAAAAAATAG